The Mesorhizobium loti genome includes a region encoding these proteins:
- a CDS encoding glyoxalase/bleomycin resistance/extradiol dioxygenase family protein translates to MTDQTPVQPAAKVLGGLTPYLQLDGAFKAAEFYKKAFGAEQVFFYPPDEQGRTMHIHLHINGSTLMLSDFYPENGMPAVKPQGYTMQLHLGSDDIDAWWKRAVDAGCEVAVPLQVMFWGDQWGNMRDPFGVEWAMNAPAKKA, encoded by the coding sequence ATGACTGATCAGACCCCCGTTCAGCCCGCGGCCAAAGTGCTCGGCGGATTGACCCCCTATCTGCAGCTGGATGGCGCCTTCAAGGCTGCCGAATTCTACAAGAAGGCCTTTGGCGCCGAGCAGGTCTTTTTCTACCCGCCGGATGAGCAAGGCCGCACCATGCACATCCATCTCCACATCAACGGCTCGACGCTGATGCTCTCCGATTTCTATCCCGAAAACGGGATGCCGGCTGTCAAGCCGCAGGGCTACACCATGCAGCTTCACCTCGGCAGCGACGACATCGATGCCTGGTGGAAGCGCGCCGTCGATGCCGGCTGCGAAGTCGCCGTGCCGCTCCAGGTCATGTTCTGGGGTGACCAGTGGGGCAATATGCGCGACCCGTTCGGCGTCGAGTGGGCGATGAACGCACCGGCGAAGAAAGCCTGA
- a CDS encoding glutathione S-transferase — MILYYQTHSPFARKALVFAHEAGIADRLEVIHHETSPTLRNARVYAENPLGKVPVLVRPDASPIFDSDVICAYLDTLHDGRKLLPQDGEARWQALRLQSVAQGLAQTGIALRWETERRPEQLRYAALADGYREKIEASYDWIESTLDDEAPLHVGHIALATTLSWMAFRHLPPFRSRARLTRWFEAFEKRVSMLATPLSGETHD; from the coding sequence ATGATCCTCTATTATCAGACCCACTCACCCTTCGCGCGCAAGGCGCTCGTCTTCGCTCATGAAGCCGGCATTGCCGATCGGCTGGAAGTCATTCATCACGAGACCAGTCCGACCTTGCGCAATGCTCGCGTCTACGCCGAAAACCCGCTCGGCAAAGTGCCGGTGCTGGTGCGGCCCGACGCGTCGCCGATCTTCGATTCCGATGTCATCTGCGCCTATCTCGACACGCTGCATGATGGCCGCAAGCTGCTGCCGCAAGACGGCGAGGCGCGCTGGCAGGCGTTGCGGCTGCAGTCGGTCGCCCAGGGCCTGGCGCAGACAGGCATAGCGTTGCGCTGGGAGACAGAAAGGAGACCCGAACAGCTGCGTTATGCTGCTCTCGCCGACGGATACCGGGAAAAGATCGAGGCGAGCTACGACTGGATCGAAAGCACGCTGGACGACGAGGCGCCACTCCATGTCGGCCATATAGCCTTGGCCACCACGCTGTCCTGGATGGCGTTCCGTCACCTTCCGCCTTTTCGCTCACGGGCGCGGCTGACGCGCTGGTTCGAGGCTTTCGAAAAGCGCGTGTCGATGCTGGCGACACCACTTTCGGGCGAGACGCATGACTGA
- a CDS encoding HigA family addiction module antidote protein codes for MLNINPPIHPGEILREEYLVPLGLKSYTLAKKLHVPRTRIERLASEMTPVTPDTALRLAKFFGTTPQFWMNMQASYDLAVEGEAKKADLETIERLETAA; via the coding sequence ATGCTGAACATCAATCCCCCGATCCATCCCGGAGAAATCCTCCGCGAGGAATATCTCGTGCCGCTTGGCCTGAAGTCTTACACGCTGGCCAAGAAGCTGCATGTGCCGCGCACGCGCATCGAGCGCCTGGCCAGCGAGATGACCCCAGTAACGCCCGATACCGCGCTACGCCTTGCGAAATTTTTCGGAACCACGCCGCAGTTCTGGATGAACATGCAGGCGAGCTACGACCTTGCCGTGGAGGGAGAGGCCAAGAAAGCCGACCTTGAAACGATCGAGCGATTGGAAACCGCTGCTTGA
- a CDS encoding ABC-F family ATP-binding cassette domain-containing protein, giving the protein MALISLKSLGVTMSAPLFANLDLTIGTGDRLGIVAANGRGKSTLLKCLTGEMEPTSGDITRTRGLRVGHVEQSVAPALLSRSFHQVVADALPPEQADSEMWRVDVVLDSLDVPEPMRERQMQALSGGWQRLALIAHVWVTDPDVLLLDEPTNHLDLARISQLEIWLNTLPREVPVVIASHDRAFLDAATNRTLFLRPEQSPVFSLPYSRARQALDEVDASTERKFQRDMKVAQQLRRQAAKLNNIGINSGSDLLTVKTKQLNQRAERLEEAANPAHREKSAGAIRLANRGTHAKVLITLDDAAVETPDGTLLFRTGKRHICQGDRIVLLGRNGVGKSRFVTLIRNAIVEPDTVRNVKVTPSTVLGYSDQALSGISGDDTPLAMVSRRYDVGEQRARSLLAGAGVVIEMQEKKIGVLSGGQKARLMMLALRLANPNFYLLDEPTNHLDIDGQEALEAELLAHQASCVLASHDFIRAIGNRFWLIEKRRLIEVEDPEDFFRSVAEAGS; this is encoded by the coding sequence ATGGCCCTGATCAGCCTCAAATCCCTCGGCGTCACCATGAGTGCGCCGCTGTTTGCCAATCTCGACCTCACCATCGGCACCGGCGACCGGCTCGGCATCGTCGCCGCCAATGGCCGCGGCAAGTCGACCTTGCTGAAATGCCTGACCGGCGAGATGGAGCCGACCTCCGGCGACATCACCCGCACGCGCGGCCTGCGCGTCGGCCATGTCGAGCAATCCGTTGCCCCGGCTCTTCTCAGCCGCAGCTTCCATCAGGTGGTCGCCGACGCCTTGCCGCCCGAGCAAGCCGACAGCGAGATGTGGCGCGTCGATGTGGTTCTCGATTCGCTCGACGTGCCCGAGCCGATGCGCGAACGGCAAATGCAGGCGCTGAGCGGCGGCTGGCAGAGGCTGGCGCTGATCGCCCACGTCTGGGTCACCGATCCGGACGTGCTGCTGCTCGATGAGCCGACCAACCATCTCGACCTTGCCCGCATCAGCCAGCTTGAGATCTGGCTGAACACGCTGCCGCGCGAGGTGCCCGTCGTCATCGCCAGCCACGACCGCGCTTTCCTCGACGCCGCCACCAACCGGACGCTGTTCCTGCGCCCGGAGCAGTCGCCGGTGTTTTCGCTGCCCTACTCCCGCGCCAGGCAGGCACTCGACGAGGTCGACGCCTCGACGGAGCGCAAGTTCCAGCGCGACATGAAGGTGGCGCAGCAATTGCGCCGGCAGGCGGCCAAGCTCAACAACATCGGCATCAATTCGGGCAGCGACCTGCTGACGGTCAAGACCAAGCAGCTCAACCAGCGCGCGGAAAGACTGGAGGAAGCGGCGAACCCCGCGCACCGCGAAAAGTCGGCGGGCGCGATAAGACTGGCCAATCGCGGCACCCACGCCAAGGTGCTGATCACGCTCGACGATGCGGCCGTCGAAACGCCCGACGGCACGCTGCTGTTTCGGACCGGCAAGCGCCACATCTGCCAGGGCGACCGCATCGTCCTGCTCGGCCGCAATGGCGTCGGCAAGTCGCGCTTCGTCACCTTGATCCGCAATGCCATTGTCGAGCCGGACACGGTGCGGAATGTGAAGGTGACGCCATCGACGGTGCTCGGCTACAGCGACCAGGCGCTGTCGGGCATCAGCGGCGACGACACGCCGCTGGCGATGGTCTCGCGCCGCTACGATGTCGGCGAACAGCGCGCCCGATCGCTGCTTGCGGGCGCCGGCGTGGTCATCGAGATGCAAGAGAAAAAGATCGGCGTGCTGTCGGGCGGCCAGAAGGCGCGGTTGATGATGCTGGCGCTGAGGCTCGCCAATCCCAACTTCTATCTGTTGGACGAGCCGACCAACCATCTCGACATCGATGGCCAGGAAGCCCTGGAAGCGGAACTGCTGGCGCATCAGGCAAGCTGCGTGCTCGCCTCGCACGACTTCATCCGCGCCATCGGCAACCGCTTCTGGCTGATCGAGAAGCGGCGGCTGATAGAAGTCGAGGACCCGGAGGATTTCTTCCGCTCGGTCGCCGAGGCGGGTAGTTGA
- a CDS encoding DUF2778 domain-containing protein, whose protein sequence is MALSSKQKIIWEQREGGEFVGAPRSSSFNAGRVVRWIALPCASTAIGLWLIGTMAGLSSVGASLSATSGGLPQTLSMSGSLALADPLKQHFLKAPFVLANAHGGAQALHDHAVQCGASCFKLAEVSPLAEKSARLVAQAKPVPAVAKSKSQERFERMEASLSPNRLAAAFAGAGKPVVAADTRPVISTVAPQITEASLVPSVQVMASLSDDMPAPAAERFARLNTGSAVVQTAPAPMGFAQSETPDNSQLALALLESLPADDEAFASPLPIEESPADVAVSPVETQQDQPGDAASLPGALTDDVPLPTRRPQFDAPQQPKIVQQQSKPIQQPKPARETVQPAQPSQPAKPGRQGRPADGGDVLAYAKPDTPSGGLGKAFRNLFNSPGSRSGASNGVAVYDISAGTVYMPDGSRLEAHSGIGAMADQPRYADQKNRGPTPPNTYNLSLRESRFHGVEALRLTPVDGRNKYNRDGLLAHTYLLRGRYAQSSGCVAFKDYARFLAAFKKGKIKRLVVVPRLNGSPTRVAADNARGA, encoded by the coding sequence ATGGCGTTGTCGAGTAAACAAAAAATAATCTGGGAACAGCGTGAAGGCGGCGAGTTCGTCGGTGCACCGCGTTCCTCTTCCTTCAACGCTGGCCGGGTCGTCCGCTGGATCGCACTGCCTTGCGCCAGCACTGCCATCGGCCTTTGGCTGATCGGCACCATGGCTGGCCTCAGCTCCGTTGGCGCCTCGCTCTCGGCGACATCGGGTGGCCTGCCGCAGACGCTGTCGATGTCGGGATCGCTCGCCCTTGCCGATCCGCTGAAACAGCATTTCTTGAAAGCACCCTTCGTGCTGGCCAATGCCCATGGCGGCGCTCAGGCGCTGCATGACCATGCCGTCCAATGCGGCGCCAGCTGCTTCAAACTGGCTGAGGTGAGCCCTCTGGCGGAGAAATCCGCGCGCCTTGTGGCGCAGGCAAAGCCGGTACCCGCCGTTGCAAAATCGAAATCGCAGGAACGCTTCGAACGCATGGAAGCGTCGCTGTCGCCGAACAGGCTCGCCGCTGCCTTTGCCGGCGCCGGAAAACCTGTGGTCGCTGCCGACACCCGCCCGGTGATTTCCACCGTTGCGCCGCAAATTACCGAGGCGTCGCTAGTGCCATCCGTCCAGGTCATGGCCAGCCTGTCGGATGACATGCCGGCTCCGGCGGCGGAACGCTTCGCTCGGCTGAACACCGGGTCCGCCGTCGTACAGACTGCGCCAGCGCCGATGGGCTTTGCCCAGTCGGAGACGCCGGATAATTCGCAGCTGGCGCTTGCCCTCCTGGAGTCGCTGCCAGCCGACGACGAGGCGTTTGCCTCACCGCTGCCGATCGAGGAATCGCCGGCTGATGTCGCGGTTTCGCCTGTCGAAACCCAGCAGGACCAACCCGGCGATGCAGCCTCGCTGCCGGGCGCGCTGACCGACGATGTGCCGTTGCCGACCCGCCGCCCGCAGTTCGACGCGCCGCAGCAGCCCAAAATCGTGCAACAGCAGTCCAAGCCCATTCAGCAGCCGAAGCCGGCGCGCGAGACGGTTCAGCCGGCCCAGCCTTCCCAGCCGGCAAAGCCGGGGCGTCAGGGCCGGCCGGCCGATGGCGGCGACGTGCTGGCCTATGCCAAGCCGGACACGCCTTCGGGCGGCCTCGGCAAGGCATTCAGAAACCTGTTCAATTCGCCGGGGTCCAGGAGCGGAGCCAGCAATGGCGTCGCCGTTTACGACATCAGCGCCGGGACCGTCTACATGCCTGACGGCTCGAGGCTCGAGGCGCATTCGGGCATCGGCGCCATGGCGGATCAGCCGCGCTATGCCGACCAGAAGAACCGCGGACCGACACCGCCCAACACCTACAATCTGTCGCTGCGCGAGTCGCGCTTTCATGGTGTGGAGGCCTTGCGCCTGACACCGGTCGATGGCCGCAACAAATACAATCGCGACGGCCTGCTGGCCCATACCTACCTGCTTCGGGGCCGCTACGCCCAGTCGAGCGGTTGCGTCGCCTTCAAGGACTATGCGCGCTTCCTCGCCGCCTTCAAGAAGGGCAAAATCAAACGCCTCGTGGTGGTGCCGCGCCTGAACGGATCGCCGACCCGCGTTGCGGCGGACAACGCACGCGGCGCCTGA
- a CDS encoding protein-L-isoaspartate O-methyltransferase, whose amino-acid sequence MKRRDFLALSGAAAAFSILPGAVRAALPVPYDRNAEVPVNDKKAFIEWMVANRGEDPKFLAERFDRFQIMVYNKDVLDDRNKRAFLSTPREAFVLPQNLGRAYDHAFLDIGYGVTISGPHLVGRMTTVIDVQFGEAVLEIGTGSGYQSAYLANLTDKVHTIEIINPLAQRTRRTYDALIDRGYSVFGSVTSRNADGYYGWESVGPFDKIIVTCGIDHIPPSLLQQLKPNGVMVIPVGPPGAQHVLKVIKQQLADGTFNIVRSDIYNGKVVPFVPFTKMEGDQIVGTHNG is encoded by the coding sequence ATGAAGCGTCGGGATTTCTTGGCGCTGTCGGGGGCGGCGGCGGCATTTTCCATTCTTCCAGGCGCCGTCAGGGCTGCCCTGCCAGTGCCCTACGACCGGAACGCCGAGGTGCCGGTGAACGACAAGAAGGCGTTCATCGAGTGGATGGTGGCCAATCGTGGCGAGGATCCGAAGTTTCTGGCTGAGCGATTCGATCGCTTCCAGATCATGGTCTACAACAAGGACGTGCTGGACGACCGCAACAAGCGCGCCTTCCTTTCCACACCGCGTGAAGCGTTCGTGCTGCCGCAGAATCTGGGGCGTGCCTATGATCACGCCTTCCTCGATATCGGCTATGGCGTGACGATTTCCGGTCCGCATCTGGTCGGGCGCATGACGACGGTCATCGACGTGCAGTTCGGCGAAGCCGTGCTCGAGATCGGCACCGGTTCCGGCTACCAGTCGGCCTATCTGGCCAATCTCACCGACAAGGTGCACACGATCGAGATCATCAACCCGCTGGCGCAGCGCACCCGCCGCACCTATGACGCGCTGATCGATCGCGGCTACAGCGTGTTCGGCTCGGTCACCAGCCGCAATGCCGACGGCTATTATGGCTGGGAAAGCGTCGGCCCGTTCGACAAGATCATCGTCACCTGCGGCATCGACCACATTCCGCCATCGCTGCTGCAACAGCTAAAGCCCAATGGCGTGATGGTCATTCCGGTCGGCCCGCCGGGCGCCCAGCATGTGCTCAAGGTGATCAAGCAGCAGCTTGCCGACGGTACGTTCAACATCGTCCGCTCGGATATCTACAATGGCAAGGTGGTGCCTTTCGTGCCCTTTACCAAGATGGAAGGCGACCAGATCGTCGGCACGCACAACGGCTGA